One Thalassotalea hakodatensis DNA segment encodes these proteins:
- a CDS encoding Trm112 family protein, with product MAFDIKLMEILACPVCKGKLQYKKDQQELWCNFDKLAFGIEKGIPVLLESEARRLSEDERN from the coding sequence ATGGCTTTTGATATTAAATTGATGGAAATTCTTGCTTGTCCTGTTTGTAAAGGTAAGTTGCAGTATAAAAAAGATCAACAAGAGCTTTGGTGTAATTTTGACAAGCTTGCCTTCGGTATTGAAAAAGGCATACCTGTTCTGTTAGAAAGTGAAGCGCGCCGACTCAGTGAAGACGAACGTAATTAA
- a CDS encoding aldo/keto reductase: MKNVHLAQTPYTTSRLIYGCMRICGDNSQEARNKGKRAIHAAIESGYNHFDHADIYGGGESERLFGEVIKATPALRDDLIITSKAGIRPKKENEYAPTRYDFSKQYLLDAVEGSLSRLNVDYLDLFLLHRPDFLMDVHEVAETFALLKASGKVKHFGVSNFLPSQVEMLRSVMSMPLVANQVEINVHNIDTLLNGTLDQCQQHQIAPIAWCPLGGVAYPAWGNTFTTKDEQRIEHELKQQAEKYQCHPWQVVLAWLVKHPAQILPIIGSTTPERIEAAKVSLMLDYCREDWYRLFEARNGQSVP; encoded by the coding sequence ATGAAAAACGTACACTTAGCGCAAACACCATACACCACTTCTCGGTTAATTTATGGTTGTATGCGCATATGCGGTGATAACTCACAGGAAGCACGTAACAAAGGGAAACGTGCTATACATGCAGCTATTGAATCAGGTTACAACCACTTTGACCATGCTGATATATACGGCGGCGGTGAAAGTGAACGTTTATTTGGCGAAGTGATAAAAGCGACACCTGCATTACGAGATGATTTAATTATTACGTCAAAAGCGGGTATTCGTCCGAAAAAAGAAAATGAATATGCACCAACGCGATATGATTTTAGTAAGCAGTATCTCTTAGATGCAGTTGAAGGTTCATTATCGCGTTTAAATGTTGATTATTTAGATCTTTTCTTATTGCATCGTCCGGATTTTTTAATGGATGTGCATGAAGTAGCAGAAACGTTTGCGTTACTGAAGGCTTCTGGCAAAGTAAAACACTTCGGTGTCAGTAACTTCTTACCGTCGCAAGTTGAAATGTTGCGTTCTGTGATGTCTATGCCGTTAGTGGCAAATCAAGTTGAAATCAATGTTCATAACATTGATACTTTGCTAAATGGCACCTTAGATCAATGCCAACAACATCAAATAGCACCTATTGCTTGGTGTCCTTTAGGTGGTGTGGCCTACCCAGCATGGGGAAATACCTTTACGACAAAGGATGAGCAACGTATTGAACACGAATTAAAGCAACAAGCTGAAAAATATCAATGTCACCCTTGGCAAGTGGTCTTAGCTTGGTTAGTAAAACACCCAGCTCAAATATTGCCTATTATTGGTTCGACAACGCCTGAGCGAATTGAAGCTGCAAAGGTGTCGTTAATGCTCGATTATTGTCGTGAAGATTGGTATCGCTTGTTTGAAGCGAGAAATGGGCAGTCAGTACCTTAG
- a CDS encoding DUF2062 domain-containing protein, which produces MPKKTIKKLLPDHQKIKANKHLQIFGDLLHNGNLWHLNRRSVAKAFAVGLFCAFIPIPFQMVLAAGLAIIVHANLPLSIALVWITNPVTMPAIFYFCYVVGTWILGKQEQAFAFVPSWQWVVDSVSTIGPSFLLGCAVLAILFSLIGYFGIHGLWRYSVNKAWKKRMKR; this is translated from the coding sequence ATGCCTAAGAAAACGATTAAAAAGCTGCTGCCAGATCATCAAAAAATCAAAGCAAATAAGCATTTGCAGATCTTTGGCGATTTACTTCACAACGGTAATCTATGGCATCTAAATCGTCGTTCTGTCGCTAAAGCGTTTGCTGTAGGCCTATTTTGCGCTTTTATTCCTATTCCTTTTCAAATGGTGTTAGCAGCAGGCTTAGCTATTATAGTACATGCAAATTTACCGCTATCTATCGCGTTAGTGTGGATCACCAACCCTGTCACCATGCCGGCAATTTTTTATTTTTGTTATGTGGTAGGTACGTGGATTTTAGGCAAACAAGAGCAAGCTTTTGCGTTTGTTCCAAGCTGGCAATGGGTTGTTGACAGTGTTTCAACCATAGGCCCGTCATTTTTACTCGGCTGCGCAGTACTAGCGATATTATTTTCTTTAATTGGCTATTTTGGTATTCACGGCCTTTGGCGTTATTCCGTGAATAAAGCGTGGAAAAAGCGCATGAAAAGGTGA
- the kdsB gene encoding 3-deoxy-manno-octulosonate cytidylyltransferase encodes MSFVVVIPARFESSRLPGKVLADIHGKPMIQWVVEKAVKSGAEKVIVATDNQQVAKVVEGFGGEVCLTRADHQSGTERLAEVVEKYQFEPEQVVVNVQGDEPFIPPENIAQVASNLANQQKAKMATLAVHITDAEEAFNPNAVKVLMDKQGYALYFSRATIPYDRERFLTTKDTTTVGDFYLRHIGIYAYRASFINEYIQWPTSELEQIESLEQLRVLWQGEKIHVDVAQSRLLVEGVDTPEDLAKARAFAAQITV; translated from the coding sequence ATGTCATTTGTGGTAGTCATTCCAGCCCGTTTTGAATCGTCTCGTTTACCTGGCAAAGTATTAGCCGATATTCACGGTAAGCCAATGATTCAGTGGGTTGTTGAAAAAGCGGTAAAAAGTGGTGCAGAAAAAGTGATTGTCGCTACCGACAATCAGCAGGTTGCCAAGGTAGTTGAAGGCTTTGGTGGCGAAGTGTGCTTAACTCGAGCTGATCATCAATCAGGTACAGAAAGATTGGCTGAAGTAGTTGAGAAGTACCAATTTGAGCCAGAGCAAGTCGTTGTCAATGTGCAAGGAGATGAACCTTTCATCCCGCCAGAAAATATTGCACAAGTGGCAAGTAACCTTGCTAACCAACAAAAAGCAAAAATGGCGACACTGGCTGTACACATTACTGATGCTGAAGAAGCCTTTAATCCGAATGCAGTGAAAGTGCTAATGGATAAGCAAGGATATGCTTTATATTTTAGTCGAGCGACAATCCCATACGATAGAGAGCGCTTTTTAACCACCAAAGATACAACAACTGTCGGAGATTTTTATCTACGCCATATCGGTATTTACGCTTACCGTGCTAGTTTTATTAATGAATATATTCAATGGCCAACAAGTGAACTTGAACAAATTGAATCTTTAGAGCAATTACGCGTATTGTGGCAAGGTGAAAAAATTCATGTTGATGTTGCACAAAGCCGCTTGCTTGTAGAAGGTGTTGATACCCCAGAAGATTTAGCGAAGGCAAGGGCCTTTGCAGCACAAATAACAGTATAG
- a CDS encoding ribonuclease H family protein: MAKKYYVIWKGTKTGVFDNWPEVQQLTSGRADAQYMGFPTKDDAEKAFKESYTKALTKRSLTQKKPSTKPENTLNTNAHGVNADIQIYSDGACSPNPGQAGTGIAVYQKSKLTQLWYGLYDANGTNNTAELLGLLESFKLAQQFINTNKSLTVEILSDSRYSIDCITKWALGWQRKGWKKADGQPIKNPEIIKACFELYQQIKQQVTVSHVKGHANIEGNELADRMAVYARMTKQKSFVTYEQALDITSILAMPSG; this comes from the coding sequence ATGGCAAAAAAATATTACGTCATTTGGAAAGGTACAAAAACAGGTGTTTTTGATAATTGGCCAGAAGTACAGCAGTTAACCTCAGGCAGAGCAGATGCCCAATATATGGGGTTCCCTACGAAAGATGATGCAGAAAAAGCATTTAAAGAAAGTTATACAAAAGCGCTAACTAAACGCTCATTAACACAAAAAAAACCGAGCACTAAACCAGAAAACACGTTGAACACTAATGCTCATGGCGTAAACGCTGACATTCAAATTTATAGTGACGGTGCTTGTTCACCTAACCCGGGCCAAGCTGGTACAGGCATAGCTGTTTATCAAAAAAGCAAGCTAACTCAGCTTTGGTATGGCTTGTATGATGCTAACGGTACGAATAACACTGCTGAGTTATTAGGCTTACTTGAATCTTTTAAGCTTGCGCAGCAATTTATTAATACTAATAAAAGTTTAACGGTTGAGATATTAAGCGACTCTCGTTACTCAATAGATTGTATAACTAAGTGGGCATTAGGTTGGCAACGTAAGGGATGGAAAAAAGCAGATGGTCAACCAATCAAAAATCCAGAAATAATTAAAGCATGTTTTGAGCTGTATCAGCAAATCAAACAACAAGTCACCGTTAGCCACGTTAAAGGTCACGCCAATATAGAAGGTAATGAACTAGCAGATCGCATGGCGGTTTATGCGCGCATGACAAAACAAAAAAGCTTTGTAACCTACGAACAGGCGCTCGATATCACCTCAATTCTGGCAATGCCTTCTGGCTAA
- a CDS encoding MarR family winged helix-turn-helix transcriptional regulator, giving the protein MIKSSARRLAFQLTTEHKEPLDLTNHLPFQIAVVSNLLALNRDWKIRNLSDLDPREMRVLLNIGSYMPIKSADIAYQSRLDSYTVSRAVKKLLSLDLIESQPDQYKKNVKNLVLNERGLTIYKHVTAAMDERSKQLESVLTEEEKASFYQMLAKIEDKAEQLLAEQAKELIAQGEDAPADQKELIRWRKKSKS; this is encoded by the coding sequence ATGATCAAATCATCGGCACGGCGTTTAGCGTTCCAACTTACCACTGAGCACAAGGAACCACTTGATCTTACTAATCATTTACCGTTTCAAATTGCGGTAGTGAGTAACCTGCTTGCGCTTAACAGAGACTGGAAAATCCGTAACTTATCTGATCTTGATCCGCGAGAAATGCGGGTATTACTCAATATTGGTTCTTACATGCCAATTAAGTCAGCCGATATTGCGTATCAATCTCGCCTTGACTCTTATACCGTTTCCCGAGCGGTAAAAAAATTACTTTCATTAGACTTGATAGAATCGCAGCCTGATCAATATAAAAAGAATGTGAAAAACCTTGTGTTGAATGAGCGAGGATTAACGATATACAAACATGTAACAGCGGCGATGGATGAACGTAGTAAGCAATTAGAAAGTGTATTAACGGAAGAAGAAAAAGCATCTTTTTATCAAATGTTAGCCAAAATTGAAGATAAAGCTGAACAGTTACTCGCAGAGCAAGCAAAAGAGTTGATTGCACAAGGAGAAGACGCACCAGCAGATCAAAAAGAGCTTATAAGGTGGCGCAAGAAAAGCAAAAGCTAA
- the lpxK gene encoding tetraacyldisaccharide 4'-kinase: MRLIEKVWFHQHPARYLLVPILLPISALFWLISSVRRLSFRYGLLTQTKPSLPVVVVGNIGVGGNGKTPVVLWLVECLKAHNINVGVISRGYGAKAPYYPYVVNEQSDATMVGDEPMMIFNRHQIPVVVDSDRNAAIEQLKTMSVELVISDDGLQHYKMARDLELIIVDGKRLFGNGLLLPAGPLRETTRRLKAVDHVIVNGNSTPLSCGNTPQHVMTLKAKHLINVATNEKVTLADFLLRSARVNACAGIGSPERFFTLLSTLGFSVIKQKSFNDHHGFQRRDFGDFEQNMPLLMTEKDAVKCQLFADNNWWYLPVDAEFNELSAKTLIESLLTLVSNEREQKEE; this comes from the coding sequence ATGCGATTAATTGAAAAGGTATGGTTTCATCAACATCCAGCACGTTATTTATTGGTACCGATATTACTACCGATTTCAGCGTTATTTTGGTTGATTAGCAGTGTTAGGCGGTTAAGCTTTCGTTATGGTTTGTTAACGCAAACTAAGCCGAGTTTACCTGTGGTGGTCGTGGGTAATATTGGTGTAGGAGGCAATGGTAAAACTCCTGTGGTGCTATGGCTTGTTGAATGTTTGAAAGCACATAATATTAACGTAGGTGTTATTAGCCGCGGGTATGGCGCAAAGGCGCCTTATTATCCTTATGTTGTGAATGAACAAAGTGATGCGACTATGGTAGGCGATGAACCGATGATGATTTTTAATCGTCATCAAATACCTGTTGTCGTTGACAGTGATCGTAATGCAGCAATTGAACAGTTAAAAACGATGTCAGTAGAACTGGTGATTAGTGATGACGGTTTACAGCATTATAAAATGGCACGGGATCTTGAGCTTATCATTGTCGATGGCAAGCGGTTATTCGGTAATGGTTTATTATTACCTGCAGGGCCTTTACGAGAAACAACAAGACGCTTAAAAGCGGTTGATCATGTGATCGTTAATGGAAATTCAACACCATTAAGTTGCGGAAATACGCCACAACATGTGATGACATTAAAAGCAAAACACCTGATAAATGTTGCGACGAATGAAAAAGTCACGCTTGCTGATTTTCTTTTACGATCAGCTCGAGTAAACGCTTGTGCAGGCATTGGCTCGCCAGAGCGTTTTTTTACCCTGTTATCTACATTAGGTTTCTCGGTTATAAAACAAAAGTCTTTTAATGATCATCATGGCTTTCAACGAAGAGATTTCGGTGATTTTGAACAGAATATGCCTTTGTTAATGACTGAAAAAGATGCAGTTAAATGTCAATTATTTGCAGATAATAATTGGTGGTATTTACCGGTAGATGCGGAATTTAATGAGCTATCTGCTAAAACGTTAATAGAATCATTGCTCACTTTAGTCAGTAATGAACGAGAACAAAAAGAAGAGTAA
- the lgt gene encoding prolipoprotein diacylglyceryl transferase, with protein sequence MSHFVWNVDPILFSLGPVTIHWYGALFASAIFAGLYYMKWVFTLENKSVDTLDNLLMYVVLGIIIGARLGHCFFYDPDFYFANPLKILAIWEGGLASHGGGLGAIIGTWLFCKRHHVNTLWLLDRLAIATAVFGIFVRSANFVNSEILGHPSDVPWAIIFERVDTLARHPAQLYEAIAYLLIAVVLTLLYRSTAIKERVGALLGLFLILTFSARFVIEFFKQQQASYTLESALNTGQMLSIPFFFVGVLLLLRAKQTSAITGKK encoded by the coding sequence GTGTCACATTTTGTTTGGAACGTCGATCCCATATTATTCTCACTTGGCCCTGTCACTATACATTGGTACGGTGCATTATTTGCCAGCGCAATTTTTGCTGGTTTGTATTATATGAAATGGGTATTCACCCTAGAGAATAAAAGTGTAGATACCTTAGACAATTTATTAATGTATGTGGTACTTGGCATTATTATTGGTGCGAGGCTCGGTCATTGTTTCTTCTATGATCCTGATTTTTACTTTGCTAACCCATTAAAAATATTGGCGATTTGGGAAGGCGGCTTAGCAAGTCATGGTGGTGGACTCGGTGCCATCATAGGTACCTGGTTATTTTGCAAACGCCATCACGTTAATACGCTATGGCTACTTGATAGGTTAGCTATTGCAACCGCAGTTTTTGGTATATTCGTTCGTTCAGCGAATTTTGTAAATTCTGAAATTTTAGGCCACCCAAGTGATGTGCCTTGGGCCATTATTTTCGAACGAGTTGACACCTTAGCACGTCATCCGGCACAACTTTATGAAGCGATCGCTTATTTGTTAATTGCCGTTGTATTAACATTACTTTATCGAAGTACTGCTATTAAAGAGCGTGTTGGCGCTTTACTCGGTTTATTTTTAATACTGACTTTTAGTGCTCGCTTTGTTATTGAGTTTTTTAAACAACAGCAAGCCTCTTATACGCTAGAGTCCGCGTTAAATACCGGACAAATGTTAAGTATTCCGTTCTTTTTCGTTGGCGTATTATTATTGCTACGTGCAAAGCAAACTTCAGCCATTACAGGTAAAAAATAA
- a CDS encoding DNA internalization-related competence protein ComEC/Rec2, giving the protein MDRWLSSFLIGALLSLFLPIVPSLFYVLLFTLLSLIVGIFLTNKSLAWFCLGIAWLLYHGAQYEDIWQNNNISTELLHKSSYTVIGEVLSIPQIKKKTQRFNFSITQFSGQVLNQPINVRLSWKSHKNGLKQGQKWLLKIKIKPAHGLANEGGFHYQTWLRQHNIHATGYVIKGVESSTSKVSVRQRLYEHYQSLLPTHQNNALLLALTFGLKHQISEAQWQVLNATAAQHLIAISGLHLGVVAMLSYGFSKLILRLLSLIVLSSSRISKTLTVSSQVLFITLLTLIFVTSYAYIAGFSQPTIRAAIMLIILWCAKLLATKFTATRLILLTMFMVVLFSPFSLLSASFWLSISAVSTILLFIWRYKKHVKSDHNSIFTRYFHVVLYALCFQGFLIFTLLPLTSSMQYQVSLVAIFANIIAVPWVSLVCVPLTLLSVIASVINETSATVLISLAQLSLTVLWQWLDGVAKLSWVSVSIDHTTWLTLSVLVVVSVILLLVTFQKRIFIYSVCGVSLMLTGFAYVNNKPSRNSVWLVDILDVGQGLSVVIRTNEQTIVYDTGATYPSGFSMAKSVIKPYLNYEGISIIDLLIISHDDNDHASGQAFLETHLQVNELMFNHKKQYTSCLIGEIKKIGRLTFEVLHPTERQADHNDDSCVVRISDDKFSVLLTGDISKKVEQALVDNYREKLNSDVLVAPHHGSKTSSSQSFIQAVSPKQVVFSAGFLNRWNMPHQDVVRRYHQFNIKTYTTATHGRVRVIVSPEDYQMQTYREAHWPFWFAN; this is encoded by the coding sequence ATGGATCGTTGGTTATCGTCATTTCTCATAGGGGCGCTATTGTCACTTTTTTTGCCAATAGTGCCAAGTTTATTTTATGTGCTCTTGTTTACGCTTTTAAGTCTAATTGTTGGTATTTTTTTGACAAATAAAAGCCTAGCTTGGTTTTGTTTGGGAATTGCATGGTTACTTTATCATGGCGCCCAGTATGAAGACATATGGCAGAATAATAATATTTCAACTGAGTTATTACATAAATCGTCTTATACAGTAATTGGTGAGGTGCTTAGTATTCCTCAAATCAAGAAAAAAACTCAACGCTTTAATTTTTCAATAACACAGTTTTCTGGGCAAGTGCTTAATCAGCCGATTAATGTAAGGCTTAGCTGGAAAAGTCATAAAAATGGGTTGAAACAAGGGCAAAAGTGGCTATTAAAAATAAAAATAAAACCCGCCCACGGCCTTGCTAATGAAGGCGGTTTTCATTACCAAACCTGGTTAAGACAACATAATATTCATGCAACAGGGTATGTAATTAAAGGGGTAGAGTCGAGTACATCGAAAGTTAGTGTCAGACAACGTCTTTATGAACATTATCAAAGTTTGTTACCAACACATCAAAACAATGCTTTATTACTAGCATTAACCTTTGGTTTAAAACATCAAATATCAGAGGCACAGTGGCAGGTGCTCAATGCAACAGCTGCACAGCATTTAATTGCGATTTCAGGGTTGCATTTAGGGGTTGTTGCCATGTTGAGTTACGGGTTTAGTAAGTTAATACTGCGTTTACTATCATTAATAGTTCTCAGTTCTTCGCGAATTTCGAAAACATTAACGGTTAGTTCACAAGTGCTGTTTATTACGTTATTGACTCTTATTTTTGTAACATCTTACGCCTACATAGCTGGTTTTTCACAACCCACAATTCGTGCGGCAATTATGCTGATTATTTTGTGGTGTGCAAAACTATTAGCGACAAAATTTACCGCGACAAGGTTAATTCTGTTAACGATGTTTATGGTCGTTTTGTTTTCTCCTTTTAGTCTTTTATCTGCGAGCTTTTGGTTATCCATTTCAGCAGTGAGCACCATTTTGTTATTTATTTGGCGTTATAAAAAGCATGTTAAATCTGATCATAATTCGATTTTTACTCGGTATTTTCACGTGGTACTGTATGCCTTGTGCTTTCAAGGCTTTTTAATTTTTACACTTTTGCCTTTAACGTCTTCTATGCAGTATCAAGTGTCGTTAGTTGCTATCTTTGCCAACATCATAGCGGTGCCATGGGTGAGTTTAGTGTGTGTACCGCTCACATTACTTTCTGTAATTGCCAGTGTTATCAATGAAACTAGCGCAACTGTATTAATCTCGTTAGCACAATTAAGTTTAACCGTGTTGTGGCAGTGGCTTGATGGCGTTGCAAAGCTGTCATGGGTAAGCGTATCAATAGATCATACAACATGGTTAACATTGTCAGTGTTGGTGGTTGTGAGCGTAATACTACTATTGGTTACTTTTCAAAAACGGATATTTATCTACTCGGTGTGTGGCGTTTCGTTGATGTTAACCGGTTTTGCATATGTAAATAATAAGCCAAGCAGAAACTCGGTTTGGCTTGTCGATATACTTGATGTTGGTCAGGGCTTATCTGTGGTAATTCGCACAAATGAGCAAACGATTGTTTATGATACTGGCGCAACTTATCCAAGTGGTTTTTCGATGGCTAAGTCAGTGATTAAGCCTTATTTAAATTATGAAGGGATTTCTATTATTGATTTGTTAATCATCAGTCATGATGATAATGATCATGCTAGCGGTCAAGCATTCCTTGAAACGCACCTTCAAGTAAACGAATTAATGTTTAATCATAAAAAGCAATATACCTCATGCTTAATAGGTGAAATTAAAAAAATTGGCCGGTTAACTTTTGAAGTATTACACCCTACAGAACGTCAAGCTGATCATAATGATGACTCCTGTGTCGTGAGAATATCTGATGATAAGTTTAGTGTGTTATTGACAGGGGACATTTCAAAAAAAGTTGAGCAAGCATTAGTTGATAATTATAGAGAAAAATTAAACTCAGATGTATTAGTTGCACCACATCATGGGTCAAAAACGTCTTCTTCACAGTCTTTTATTCAAGCAGTGTCACCAAAGCAGGTTGTTTTTAGCGCTGGCTTTTTAAATCGCTGGAATATGCCTCATCAAGATGTTGTTCGTCGTTATCATCAATTTAACATTAAAACATATACTACTGCCACACACGGGAGGGTGAGAGTAATTGTTTCGCCTGAGGACTATCAAATGCAAACTTACCGAGAAGCACATTGGCCATTCTGGTTTGCTAATTAG
- the msbA gene encoding lipid A export permease/ATP-binding protein MsbA, whose protein sequence is MSTSTESEPLQNAPEDNQDKTWQNFKRLMGHTKQYKTAGIFSIICMLGYASIDVYFLSKLPALIDEGLSGKNSEFMKWAPLFVIVCFIIRGICHFLSNYCLAWVGNNVVADLRQSMFSHIMAMPVTFHDKTSTGTLISKLTFDTEQVLQATSKSLLTIVQQGGLVIGLLVLMFWQSWQLSAIFLVITPIIAFIVTYVSKRFRTVSKNIQDSMGEVTRTAEQTFNGHKVVLTFDGKHREDERFAEINKNNRQQRMKMVATKSASVPLIQIIASFALAFVLYVATLDGVVDNISPGVFMGVVTYMTMLLRPLKLLTNVNSEFQKGMAASNSIFGLLDEALEQDTGTIPLKRATGELRFDHVNFLYPGDDKLALTDVNFHVNAGETVALVGRSGSGKSTASSLLLRFYQATQGQVLLDGHNVIDYQLNDLRKQFSYVSQQVVLFNDSLANNIAYGRPEASEAEIIEAARKAHVLEFAEQLPEGLHTNIGDNGALLSGGQRQRVAIARALLCDSPILVLDEATSALDTESERHIQDALNALQENRTSIVIAHRLSTIENADKIIVMEQGKIVEQGDHKTLLAADGAYAQLHKFQFG, encoded by the coding sequence ATGTCGACGTCGACAGAAAGCGAGCCGTTACAAAACGCCCCAGAAGATAACCAAGATAAAACTTGGCAAAACTTTAAACGGTTAATGGGGCACACGAAACAGTATAAAACCGCAGGTATTTTTTCAATTATTTGCATGCTTGGCTATGCCAGTATAGATGTGTACTTTCTTTCAAAACTTCCGGCATTAATAGATGAAGGCCTATCGGGGAAGAACTCTGAGTTTATGAAGTGGGCACCTTTGTTTGTTATTGTGTGTTTTATTATTCGTGGTATTTGCCATTTTCTCAGTAACTACTGCTTAGCGTGGGTAGGTAATAATGTTGTCGCCGATTTACGTCAATCTATGTTTAGTCACATAATGGCGATGCCGGTAACCTTTCATGACAAAACCTCAACCGGCACCTTAATTTCCAAGCTGACATTCGATACTGAACAAGTGTTGCAGGCTACCAGTAAATCGTTATTAACGATTGTACAACAAGGTGGGCTTGTTATTGGTTTATTGGTGTTAATGTTTTGGCAAAGCTGGCAGTTGTCAGCAATATTTTTGGTGATCACGCCAATCATCGCGTTTATTGTTACATACGTTTCAAAGCGTTTTCGTACGGTGAGCAAAAATATTCAAGACTCCATGGGCGAAGTTACGCGTACTGCTGAGCAAACCTTTAATGGCCATAAAGTAGTATTAACCTTCGATGGCAAACATCGAGAAGATGAACGTTTTGCAGAGATAAATAAAAATAACCGCCAACAACGTATGAAAATGGTAGCAACTAAATCAGCAAGTGTACCGTTAATTCAAATTATTGCTTCCTTTGCGTTAGCGTTTGTTCTATACGTTGCCACTCTAGATGGTGTGGTCGATAACATTTCTCCCGGTGTTTTCATGGGGGTGGTTACCTACATGACAATGTTACTTAGACCTTTAAAATTATTGACTAATGTAAATAGCGAATTTCAAAAGGGAATGGCAGCCAGTAACAGTATTTTTGGCTTATTAGATGAAGCACTTGAACAAGACACAGGAACAATCCCATTAAAACGTGCTACTGGAGAACTTCGTTTTGATCACGTAAATTTTTTATACCCAGGAGACGATAAGCTCGCGTTAACTGACGTTAACTTTCACGTTAATGCAGGAGAAACAGTAGCGCTTGTTGGTCGTTCTGGCAGTGGAAAATCAACAGCCAGTTCTTTGTTATTACGTTTTTATCAAGCTACACAAGGACAAGTGTTGCTAGATGGACATAATGTGATTGATTATCAGCTGAATGACCTTCGAAAACAATTTTCATATGTTTCACAGCAGGTGGTATTATTCAATGATAGCCTAGCCAATAATATTGCTTATGGTCGTCCAGAAGCGAGCGAAGCAGAAATTATTGAAGCTGCCCGTAAAGCACATGTTCTCGAGTTTGCTGAACAATTACCAGAAGGTTTACATACAAACATTGGTGATAACGGCGCACTTTTATCCGGTGGTCAACGCCAACGTGTCGCTATCGCGCGTGCATTACTCTGTGATTCACCCATTTTAGTGCTTGATGAAGCAACCAGTGCGCTCGACACTGAATCGGAGCGCCATATTCAAGATGCGTTAAATGCGTTACAAGAAAATCGAACGTCTATCGTTATTGCTCATCGTTTATCTACCATTGAAAATGCTGATAAAATTATTGTTATGGAACAAGGTAAGATTGTCGAGCAAGGTGACCATAAAACATTACTTGCCGCCGATGGTGCTTATGCACAGTTACATAAGTTTCAATTTGGATAA